A region of the Roseiflexus sp. RS-1 genome:
CTGCGTATAGGCTTTGATGTTGTCGATATAGTTGGCGCAGAGACGCTTGATCGCTTCCTCGTCGGCGCTGATGGCGCGCTGCACTTCGTTCTTCACGATCTCGGTATACTCCTCTTTTACCACCGAGAGCAGGTCGCGGTAGCGTTTGCGATCCTCCTCCGAGGTGATAAGCGCATGGTTCTTCAGACCATTCTCCAGTTCGTTCAGCACCATGAACGGGTTGATATACCCGTCCGCCTGGTAATTGACCAGCGCGTTCGAGATTTTATCCTGGATATAGCGTGGGCTGATGCCCTGCATGCCCTCATTGGGCGCTTCCTTGCGCAGTTCTTTGATGTTGTCCTCGGTGAAGCCCGGCAGGGTGCGCCCGTTGTAGAGTTTGAGCTTCTGCAACAGGGTCAGGTTCGGCTTCTTTGGTTCTTCCAGGCGCGTCAACACCGCCCACATCGCCGCCACTTCGAGTGTGTGCGGCGCGATATGCACCTTGACTCGCTTCTTATTAAAATCGCGCTCGTAGATTTTAATCTCATCGCGCAGGCGGGTGATGTAGGGAATATCGATGCGAACGGTACGATCCTTGAGCGCCTCCATGAACTCGTTGTTTTCGAGGCGTCGATACTCCGGTGAGTTCGTGTGCCCGATGATCACCTCATCGATATCGGTCTGTGCGAACTTCTTCGACTTGATCTTGTGCTCCTGCGACGCGCCGAGCAGATCATAGAGAAAGGCGACATCGAGCTTGAGCATCTCGATGAACTCGATGATGCCGCGGTTGGCGATGTTGAACTCGCCGTCGAAGTTGAACGCGCGCGGGTCGGAGTCCGATCCGTAGATCGCAATCTTGCGATAGTTGATATCGCCCGTCAGTTCGGTCGAGTCCTGGTTCTTCTCGTCCTTGGGCTGGAAGGTGCCGATCCCGATGCGATCCTGCTCGCTGAACACCAGGCGCCGCACCCGAACGTGGCGGATCACCTGACTCCAATCACCCTGGTAGCGCAGCATCAGGTCACGGAAGTTGAAGCGGCACGCCGGGCAGAGATCTCCCTCGATGCGGATAGGATATTCGCCGTTGTACCCATCGGTCAACTCTTCAATGAAGCGCTCGCGCGCC
Encoded here:
- a CDS encoding PrkA family serine protein kinase, translating into MTIQSGVSLLQRVVELQDLKKFRELNWTGTFGDYLDIVARNPKVTRNAFQRIYDMIMSYGYEEFIDAKKKLIRYHFFSDPSFDIDDAIFGLEIPLMRLVNFFKAAAQGYGTEKRVLLLHGPVGSSKSTIVRRLKRGLEHYSKTEAGALYTFDWYMGTIDSENWDWRQVPESEWEKCPMHEEPLRLIPAEARERFIEELTDGYNGEYPIRIEGDLCPACRFNFRDLMLRYQGDWSQVIRHVRVRRLVFSEQDRIGIGTFQPKDEKNQDSTELTGDINYRKIAIYGSDSDPRAFNFDGEFNIANRGIIEFIEMLKLDVAFLYDLLGASQEHKIKSKKFAQTDIDEVIIGHTNSPEYRRLENNEFMEALKDRTVRIDIPYITRLRDEIKIYERDFNKKRVKVHIAPHTLEVAAMWAVLTRLEEPKKPNLTLLQKLKLYNGRTLPGFTEDNIKELRKEAPNEGMQGISPRYIQDKISNALVNYQADGYINPFMVLNELENGLKNHALITSEEDRKRYRDLLSVVKEEYTEIVKNEVQRAISADEEAIKRLCANYIDNIKAYTQRERVRNKFTGQFEEPDERLMRSIEEKIDIPESRKDDFRREIMNYIGALAVEGKTFDYKTNERLHKALELKLFEDQKDSIKLTSLVSRVIDKDTQEKIDVVKARLIRDFGYNEQSATDVLNYVASIFARGDVKR